A region from the Volucribacter amazonae genome encodes:
- the nagB gene encoding glucosamine-6-phosphate deaminase has translation MRLIPLQNAEQVSKWAARYIADRINQFAPSAEKPFVLGLPTGGTPLQTYKELIALYQKGEVSFKHVVTFNMDEYVGLPKEHPESYHSFMWNNFFNHIDIQAENVNILDGNTPDHDEECRRYEEKIKSYGKIHLFMGGVGIDGHIAFNEPGSSLSSRTRIKTLTQDTLIANSRFFDNDVNKVPKYALTVGVGTLLDAQEVMLLVTGHNKALALQAGVEGCINHLWTISALQLHRHAIFVADEPAMQELKVKTVKYFTELEARAIHSVLEGEK, from the coding sequence ATGCGTCTTATTCCATTACAAAATGCAGAACAGGTGAGTAAATGGGCTGCTCGTTATATTGCCGATCGCATTAATCAATTTGCCCCCAGTGCAGAAAAGCCTTTTGTCTTAGGCTTACCTACAGGCGGAACACCATTACAAACTTACAAAGAACTCATTGCGCTGTATCAGAAAGGTGAGGTAAGTTTTAAGCATGTGGTTACCTTTAATATGGACGAATATGTAGGGTTGCCTAAAGAACACCCTGAAAGCTATCATTCCTTCATGTGGAATAACTTTTTTAACCATATTGATATTCAAGCAGAAAATGTCAATATACTTGATGGCAATACACCTGATCATGATGAAGAATGTCGCCGTTATGAAGAAAAAATTAAATCCTACGGCAAAATCCATTTATTTATGGGCGGTGTGGGCATTGATGGGCATATTGCCTTTAATGAACCCGGTTCTTCATTAAGTTCACGCACAAGAATTAAAACCTTAACTCAAGATACATTAATTGCAAACTCTCGCTTTTTTGATAATGATGTGAACAAAGTGCCTAAGTATGCATTAACGGTGGGTGTGGGGACATTATTAGATGCGCAAGAAGTGATGTTATTAGTAACAGGGCATAACAAGGCTTTAGCGTTACAAGCGGGCGTTGAGGGTTGTATTAATCATTTATGGACAATTAGTGCCTTACAATTACATCGTCATGCTATTTTTGTGGCTGATGAACCCGCAATGCAAGAGCTAAAAGTGAAAACAGTGAAATATTTCACTGAATTAGAAGCTCGTGCTATTCATAGTGTTTTAGAAGGAGAAAAATAA
- a CDS encoding DUF927 domain-containing protein — protein MANKLTNAPNLSEVAKRNEPLTELYILVGANAWAFYRQNAKDKATNGQGLDWQIFLDSVDGQNPNRYDSLPIVLGQHQINQLEGVKIAPKGYQIATLVYTEPNPLTQSQIATLCVNLAQNSDIQRLAIVNNIGERLEDLTDYLARIRQGDSVAEVVAKNAIEPTKTQNRDNLLPYIEKRTEGGKSGLYRIIPKHDRETGEITEQIKWLSDVVEVIGIGRSESESYIVMQWQLEGSQDKVIEALPLGDIGEREGWRTLKNRGLKVTTNTALKNELADYLQNAGDRSLWTITNATGWQNGAYLLPNGEVVGEPSTPVLFRSQSAGFQGYHIKGTVESWQQEIAQYIKGNSSMMLGVAVALSAPLIHFLDAESFGVHLFGGSTSGKTTTANIASSLYGHPEMTRVSWNATALGLTNEAAARNDGFLVMDEIGQGINKKYIEQTAYALFNGIGKVQGAKEGGNRELQRWRIMAFSTGEIDLEGYLSQAGIKTNAGQLVRLLNVPITPATQFYQFNEGKAHADHLNQASKSHYGAVGRAWIKWIIEHKDDIATAYQGIKEKWLARLPQGASSQVMRVAGRFAVLETALQLAQHLTQWTETENAEALLHCFNEWINVFGLHSREEKQVIDQVNGWLLANAESRFISYPFQDERAIHNIAGYRMLITGDNKKEHYYVYPLAFEEVIKGNPKEQACRILSDKGMLMKGKENGYKYMVKLPHRIDSKRTRCYMLFPIIEDEEE, from the coding sequence ATGGCGAATAAATTAACCAATGCCCCTAATTTGAGCGAAGTGGCGAAACGTAATGAACCCCTAACCGAGCTTTATATTTTGGTGGGAGCGAATGCGTGGGCGTTTTACCGCCAAAATGCCAAAGACAAAGCCACCAACGGGCAAGGCTTAGACTGGCAAATCTTTTTAGATAGCGTGGACGGACAAAACCCAAACCGCTATGACAGCTTGCCGATTGTGTTAGGGCAACACCAAATCAATCAATTAGAGGGCGTGAAAATCGCCCCTAAAGGCTATCAAATCGCCACGCTAGTTTACACCGAGCCTAACCCCTTAACCCAAAGCCAAATCGCCACATTATGCGTAAATTTAGCCCAAAATAGCGATATTCAACGGCTGGCCATCGTGAATAATATCGGTGAACGGTTAGAAGATTTAACGGATTATTTGGCAAGGATTAGACAAGGCGACAGCGTGGCGGAAGTGGTGGCTAAAAACGCCATAGAGCCGACAAAAACACAAAACAGGGATAATCTATTACCTTACATAGAAAAACGCACAGAGGGCGGGAAAAGTGGCTTATATCGCATTATTCCAAAACACGACAGGGAAACAGGGGAAATCACTGAACAAATAAAATGGCTTTCCGATGTGGTGGAAGTTATAGGCATAGGACGCAGTGAAAGCGAAAGCTATATTGTAATGCAATGGCAATTAGAGGGAAGTCAAGACAAAGTGATCGAGGCGTTACCGTTAGGCGATATTGGCGAGCGTGAGGGCTGGCGAACTTTAAAAAACAGAGGGTTAAAGGTTACCACAAATACCGCCTTAAAAAACGAGCTAGCGGATTATTTACAGAATGCGGGCGATCGTAGTTTATGGACAATTACCAACGCTACAGGCTGGCAAAATGGGGCTTATTTATTGCCTAATGGTGAAGTTGTGGGCGAACCGTCCACCCCCGTATTATTTCGCTCACAATCCGCAGGCTTTCAAGGCTATCACATTAAAGGCACAGTAGAGAGCTGGCAACAAGAAATAGCCCAATATATTAAGGGGAATTCTTCAATGATGTTAGGTGTAGCGGTGGCATTATCTGCCCCTTTAATTCATTTTTTAGATGCCGAAAGTTTTGGCGTCCATTTATTTGGCGGATCGACTTCTGGGAAAACCACCACCGCTAATATAGCGAGTAGCCTTTATGGACACCCTGAAATGACCCGAGTAAGCTGGAACGCCACAGCGTTAGGACTAACAAATGAAGCTGCCGCACGTAATGACGGCTTTTTAGTGATGGACGAAATAGGGCAAGGCATTAATAAAAAATACATTGAACAAACGGCTTACGCTTTATTTAATGGTATAGGCAAAGTACAAGGGGCAAAAGAGGGCGGAAACCGAGAGCTACAACGCTGGCGAATTATGGCATTTTCTACTGGTGAAATTGATTTAGAGGGCTATTTATCACAAGCAGGCATAAAAACTAACGCAGGGCAGTTAGTGCGGTTATTGAATGTGCCTATTACCCCAGCAACACAATTTTATCAATTTAACGAGGGGAAAGCCCATGCGGATCATCTCAACCAAGCCAGCAAGTCCCATTATGGTGCAGTTGGCAGGGCGTGGATTAAATGGATAATTGAGCATAAAGACGATATTGCAACCGCTTATCAAGGGATAAAAGAAAAATGGTTAGCAAGATTACCACAAGGGGCAAGCTCGCAAGTAATGCGAGTGGCTGGACGTTTTGCCGTATTAGAAACCGCATTACAATTAGCCCAACACCTTACACAGTGGACAGAAACCGAAAACGCAGAAGCCTTATTACATTGCTTTAATGAATGGATCAACGTATTTGGCTTACATAGCAGGGAAGAAAAGCAAGTTATTGACCAAGTCAATGGCTGGCTATTAGCCAATGCGGAAAGCCGTTTTATTTCATACCCTTTTCAAGATGAAAGGGCTATCCATAACATAGCAGGCTATAGAATGTTAATTACAGGCGATAACAAGAAAGAGCATTATTATGTTTACCCACTCGCCTTTGAAGAGGTGATTAAGGGCAACCCAAAAGAACAAGCCTGCCGAATATTATCAGATAAAGGAATGCTAATGAAAGGAAAGGAAAACGGCTATAAATACATGGTAAAACTACCGCACAGAATAGATAGTAAGCGGACAAGGTGCTATATGCTATTCCCAATTATTGAAGATGAAGAAGAATAG
- a CDS encoding type II toxin-antitoxin system HicB family antitoxin produces the protein MPQPTSIENHIHNEDYAGLTWGIVDVDLSHLMGKAEKINITLPSLLLQHIDKFVATHPEYKNRSNFLAKLATDKVFQQTAQ, from the coding sequence ATACCGCAACCGACATCCATTGAGAACCATATTCATAATGAAGATTATGCGGGGCTAACTTGGGGGATTGTTGATGTTGATTTAAGCCATTTAATGGGAAAAGCTGAAAAAATTAATATCACTTTGCCGTCATTATTATTGCAACATATTGATAAGTTTGTGGCGACTCACCCTGAATATAAAAACCGCAGTAATTTTCTTGCGAAATTAGCGACAGATAAGGTGTTTCAGCAAACCGCACAATAA
- the nagA gene encoding N-acetylglucosamine-6-phosphate deacetylase, translating into MMYAFVNGVVYSGKAVLYGYAVVVNNKIIQAVIPEAELSNDIERIDLQGNNITAGFIDLQLNGCGGVMFNDDISVKTLEIMQQTNLRSGTTSYLPTFITAPDEGIKSAVQIMREYLAKYENQALGLHLEGPYLSVEKKGVHREEYIRAISPEMKDFLCQNGDVISKITLAAENPTANYIEDFINAGIIVSLGHSNASYEVAQQAIAKGASFATHLHNAMSPISSGRAMGVVGAVLDSDIYTGIIVDGLHVDYGNVRIAKKIKGDKLCLVTDATAAAGANIDSFIFEGKTVHVRNGKCYDDNGTLGGSSVTMIESVKNMVEQVGVPLDETLRMCNLYPAKAIGVDDRLGSIEAGKIANLTVFNHKFDIIGTAVNGHWQTH; encoded by the coding sequence ATAATGTACGCATTTGTTAATGGTGTCGTTTATAGTGGAAAAGCGGTGCTTTATGGTTATGCTGTGGTCGTCAATAATAAAATTATTCAAGCGGTTATCCCTGAAGCTGAGCTGTCCAATGATATTGAACGCATAGATTTACAAGGAAATAATATCACAGCTGGATTTATTGATTTACAGTTAAATGGTTGCGGAGGCGTAATGTTTAATGATGATATTTCAGTAAAAACCTTAGAGATTATGCAACAAACCAATTTGCGTTCAGGTACAACCAGTTATTTACCAACCTTTATTACCGCACCAGATGAAGGCATAAAAAGTGCGGTGCAAATTATGCGAGAATATTTAGCGAAGTACGAAAATCAGGCATTAGGCTTACATTTAGAAGGACCTTATTTAAGTGTCGAGAAAAAAGGGGTGCATCGAGAAGAATATATTCGTGCCATCTCCCCAGAGATGAAAGATTTCCTTTGTCAAAATGGCGATGTGATTAGCAAAATTACCCTTGCTGCGGAAAATCCAACAGCCAATTATATTGAAGATTTTATCAATGCTGGCATTATTGTTTCATTAGGGCATTCTAATGCAAGCTATGAAGTTGCTCAACAAGCTATTGCCAAAGGAGCGAGCTTTGCCACACATTTACATAATGCAATGTCGCCAATCAGTTCAGGACGAGCAATGGGCGTGGTCGGTGCAGTGCTTGACTCTGATATTTACACTGGCATTATTGTTGATGGATTACATGTTGACTATGGCAATGTGCGTATTGCCAAGAAAATAAAAGGCGATAAATTGTGCTTAGTAACTGACGCCACTGCTGCCGCTGGAGCAAATATTGATTCTTTTATTTTTGAAGGGAAAACTGTCCATGTACGTAATGGCAAATGCTATGATGATAACGGCACATTAGGTGGCTCTTCTGTAACAATGATTGAATCAGTTAAAAATATGGTAGAACAGGTTGGCGTTCCATTAGATGAAACCTTAAGAATGTGCAACCTTTACCCCGCGAAAGCCATTGGTGTTGACGATCGCTTAGGTTCCATAGAAGCAGGTAAGATCGCAAACTTGACGGTATTCAATCATAAATTTGATATTATAGGAACAGCGGTCAACGGGCATTGGCAAACACATTAA